In the genome of Mycobacterium kansasii ATCC 12478, one region contains:
- a CDS encoding MCE family protein: protein MRRIMLRAGVFAAGTTLLAGCQFGGLNSLPLPGTAGHGDGAFTITAEMPDVATLPQNSPVMVDDVTVGSVAGIDAMQRPDGSFYAAVKLALDKQVVLPCNSTATVAQTSLLGSMHVDLVRPADHPTGRLGDGNCQSIPESRTGRAPTTEEVFAALGVVVNKGNVGALEEITDETYQAVAGRQGQFKDLIPRLAELTAGLNKQVNDIINAVDGLNRFAGILARDKDNLGRALDTLPDALRVLNKNRASIVEAFAALKKLAMVTSHVLSKTKTDFAADLKDLYSVVKAINDNRKEFVTAQQLLLTFPFPNFGIKQAVRGDYLNVFTTFDLTLRRIGETFFTTSYALDPNMAHMDEVLNPPDFLTGELANLSGQAADPFKIPPGTASGQ from the coding sequence ATGAGACGAATCATGTTGCGCGCCGGTGTCTTTGCTGCGGGCACCACGCTGCTTGCGGGTTGTCAGTTCGGCGGGCTGAACTCGCTTCCGTTGCCCGGGACCGCCGGCCACGGCGACGGCGCATTCACGATCACCGCCGAGATGCCCGACGTTGCGACGCTGCCGCAGAACTCGCCGGTGATGGTGGACGACGTCACCGTCGGCAGTGTCGCCGGCATCGACGCCATGCAGCGGCCCGACGGATCCTTTTATGCCGCGGTGAAATTGGCCCTGGACAAGCAGGTGGTGCTGCCGTGCAACTCGACCGCCACGGTCGCCCAGACGTCGCTGCTGGGCTCGATGCACGTCGACCTGGTGCGGCCGGCGGACCATCCGACCGGCAGGCTGGGCGACGGCAACTGCCAGTCCATCCCGGAGTCCCGCACGGGCCGCGCGCCTACCACCGAGGAGGTGTTCGCCGCGCTCGGGGTGGTGGTCAACAAGGGCAATGTCGGTGCGCTGGAGGAGATCACCGACGAGACCTATCAAGCCGTGGCGGGCCGGCAGGGTCAGTTCAAAGACCTGATCCCCAGGCTCGCGGAATTGACTGCCGGACTCAACAAGCAGGTCAACGACATCATCAACGCGGTCGACGGGCTGAACAGATTCGCCGGAATCCTGGCGCGGGACAAGGACAACCTGGGCCGGGCGCTGGACACCTTGCCCGACGCGCTTCGGGTGCTCAACAAGAACCGCGCCAGCATCGTCGAGGCGTTCGCCGCACTGAAAAAGCTGGCCATGGTCACCTCGCACGTGCTGTCCAAGACCAAGACCGACTTCGCCGCGGACTTGAAAGACCTGTACTCGGTCGTGAAGGCGATCAACGACAACCGTAAGGAATTCGTCACCGCGCAGCAGCTGCTGCTCACCTTCCCGTTCCCCAACTTCGGCATCAAGCAGGCGGTGCGCGGCGACTATCTCAACGTGTTCACCACGTTCGACCTGACCCTGCGGCGTATCGGTGAGACGTTCTTCACCACGTCGTATGCACTGGACCCGAACATGGCGCACATGGACGAGGTGCTCAACCCGCCCGACTTCCTGACCGGGGAACTGGCCAACCTGTCCGGACAGGCGGCCGACCCGTTCAAGATTCCGCCCGGTACGGCTTCGGGTCAGTAA
- a CDS encoding virulence factor Mce family protein, whose product MTTAIQRRFGRRGLRTVTIIALVAVLVGGIYVLASVGGNGRKIVAYFTSAVGLYPGDEVRILGVPVGTVDTIEPRPSDVKITMSVSEDVKIPHDAQAVIMSPNLVAARFIQLTPAYTGGAVLPDGASIELSRTAVPVEWDEVKEALTQLSVTLSPAAGELQGPLGAAIDQAADTLDGNGDSFHKALQELSQVAGRLGDSRSDIFSTVKNLQVLVDALSQSNEQIVQFAGHVASVSQVLADSSRNLDHTLGTLNQALSDIRGFLHENNSTLIETVGQLGDLTQTLSNQSDNIEQVLHVAGPGIANFYNIYDPAQGTLNGLLSIPNFANPVQFICGGSFDTPAGTSGPDYYRRAELCRERLGPVLRRLTANYPPIMFHPLNTITAYKGQVIYDTPATQAKAETPVPELTWIPAKPATQPAPGNATDLQSLLVPQAPGPPPGYGPLPGPPPASAAAPAPAAPLPAEQGAGR is encoded by the coding sequence ATGACGACCGCCATACAGCGACGTTTCGGCCGCCGGGGCTTGCGCACCGTCACCATCATCGCGTTGGTCGCGGTGCTGGTGGGCGGTATCTACGTGCTGGCTTCGGTGGGCGGCAACGGCCGTAAGATCGTCGCGTACTTCACCTCCGCCGTCGGGCTCTACCCCGGCGACGAGGTCCGCATCCTCGGGGTTCCGGTCGGTACCGTCGACACCATCGAGCCGCGGCCGTCGGACGTCAAGATCACCATGTCGGTGTCCGAGGACGTCAAGATTCCCCACGACGCCCAGGCCGTCATCATGTCGCCGAACCTGGTGGCGGCGCGGTTCATTCAGCTCACCCCCGCCTACACCGGCGGCGCGGTGCTGCCCGACGGCGCCAGCATCGAGCTGTCCCGCACCGCGGTCCCGGTGGAGTGGGACGAGGTCAAGGAGGCGCTGACCCAACTGTCGGTCACGCTCAGTCCGGCGGCGGGGGAACTGCAGGGCCCCCTCGGTGCGGCGATCGACCAGGCCGCCGACACCCTCGACGGCAACGGCGACTCTTTCCACAAGGCGCTGCAGGAACTCTCGCAAGTCGCCGGGCGGCTGGGGGATTCGCGCAGCGACATATTCAGCACGGTCAAAAACCTGCAGGTGCTGGTCGACGCGCTGTCGCAGAGCAACGAACAGATCGTGCAGTTCGCCGGGCACGTGGCGTCGGTGTCGCAGGTGCTCGCCGACAGCTCACGCAATCTGGACCACACCCTGGGCACGCTCAACCAGGCACTCTCCGATATCCGGGGCTTTCTGCACGAGAACAACTCGACCCTGATCGAAACGGTCGGCCAGCTGGGCGACCTTACCCAGACCTTGAGTAACCAGAGCGACAACATCGAGCAGGTGTTGCACGTGGCGGGTCCCGGTATCGCCAACTTCTACAACATCTACGACCCCGCGCAGGGCACCCTGAACGGTCTGCTGTCGATACCCAACTTCGCCAACCCCGTGCAATTCATCTGCGGCGGCTCGTTCGACACCCCCGCGGGAACTTCGGGACCCGACTACTACCGGCGCGCCGAATTGTGCCGTGAGCGCTTGGGACCGGTGCTGCGCCGGCTCACGGCGAATTACCCGCCGATCATGTTCCACCCGCTCAATACGATTACGGCCTACAAAGGCCAGGTCATCTACGACACTCCGGCCACCCAGGCCAAGGCCGAGACGCCGGTTCCGGAGTTGACCTGGATTCCGGCCAAGCCGGCGACACAGCCCGCGCCGGGCAACGCCACGGACCTGCAGAGCCTGCTTGTTCCGCAAGCGCCGGGCCCCCCGCCCGGGTACGGTCCGCTGCCGGGGCCGCCACCTGCCTCGGCTGCCGCCCCGGCTCCTGCGGCACCGCTGCCCGCCGAGCAGGGGGCCGGCCGATGA
- a CDS encoding virulence factor Mce family protein, with protein sequence MQNNQQDSKPSRKRDRDPLRTGIFGVVLVVCVVLIAFGYAGLPFIPQGKTYDAYFTDAGGITPGNAVYVSGFKVGKVSEVSLAGDSAKITFSVDRKVVVGDQSLAAIRTDTILGERSISVTPAGSGHATTIPLNRTTTPYTLNGALEDLGRNANDLNKPQFEQALKVLTETLHDATPQLRGALDGVTSLSRTLNSRDEALQGLLAHAKTVTGVLSQRAAQVNKLIDDGNQLFAALDERRAALGALISGIDDVSAQISGFVADNRREFGPALSKLNQVLSNLNERRDYITEALKRLPAYATTLGEVVGSGPGFNVNVFSAIPAPLMAMVFDMVYQPGKLPDSFADYLRGLIQERWIIRPKSP encoded by the coding sequence TTGCAAAATAACCAGCAAGATAGCAAGCCAAGCAGAAAACGCGATCGCGACCCGCTGCGCACCGGCATCTTCGGGGTGGTGCTGGTGGTCTGCGTCGTGCTGATCGCATTCGGCTACGCCGGGCTGCCCTTCATTCCCCAGGGCAAGACCTACGACGCCTACTTCACCGACGCGGGCGGCATCACGCCCGGCAACGCCGTCTACGTCTCGGGCTTCAAGGTGGGCAAGGTCTCGGAGGTGAGCCTGGCCGGTGACAGCGCCAAGATCACCTTCAGCGTGGACCGCAAGGTCGTCGTCGGCGACCAGTCGCTGGCCGCGATCCGGACCGACACCATCCTCGGCGAGCGGTCCATCTCGGTGACCCCGGCCGGCAGCGGGCATGCCACCACGATTCCTTTGAACCGCACCACCACGCCCTACACACTCAACGGCGCCCTCGAGGACCTGGGCCGCAACGCCAACGACCTGAACAAGCCCCAGTTCGAGCAGGCCTTGAAGGTGCTCACCGAGACGCTGCACGATGCCACCCCGCAGCTGCGCGGTGCGCTGGACGGCGTGACGTCGCTGTCGCGCACCCTGAACAGTCGCGACGAAGCGCTGCAGGGCCTGCTGGCGCACGCCAAGACGGTAACCGGGGTGTTGTCGCAGCGCGCCGCGCAGGTCAACAAGCTGATCGATGACGGCAACCAGCTGTTTGCCGCGCTCGACGAGCGCCGTGCCGCGCTGGGCGCGCTCATCTCCGGCATCGACGACGTCTCGGCGCAGATTTCCGGCTTCGTCGCCGACAACCGCCGAGAGTTCGGCCCGGCCCTCTCCAAGCTCAATCAGGTGCTGAGCAACCTCAACGAGCGCCGCGACTACATCACCGAAGCCCTCAAGCGGCTGCCGGCCTACGCGACCACGCTGGGTGAGGTCGTCGGATCCGGACCGGGATTCAACGTCAACGTCTTCAGTGCGATTCCGGCGCCGCTGATGGCCATGGTGTTCGACATGGTCTACCAGCCCGGCAAACTGCCGGACAGCTTCGCCGACTATCTGCGCGGGCTCATCCAGGAACGCTGGATCATCAGGCCGAAGTCACCATGA
- a CDS encoding MCE family protein, producing MADGGMPSHRSMVIKVSIFALAMLLVAAALVVVFGDFRFGPKATYHATFTNASRLKAGQKVRIAGIPVGAVSGVALNPDNTVDVTFGVDKRYTLYSSTRAVVRYENLVGDRYLEITSGPGELRKLPPGGTINAQHTQPALDLDALLGGLKPVLKGLDADKVNTITSAVIELLQGQGGALSDVLGETSAFSTALGRRDQLIGDAITNLNTVLATVDQKSAQFSASVDQLQQLITGLANNKDAIAGAIPPLASTTTDLTDLLRNSRRPLQGILENARPLATELDDRKAEINNDVEQLGEDYLRLAALGSYGAFFNIYFCTVTIKINGPAGSDILIPMGGQPDPSKGRCAFAK from the coding sequence ATGGCGGACGGGGGCATGCCGTCGCATCGCTCGATGGTGATCAAGGTCAGCATCTTCGCGCTGGCGATGTTGCTGGTGGCCGCGGCGCTGGTGGTGGTCTTCGGCGATTTCCGGTTCGGCCCGAAAGCCACCTACCACGCCACGTTCACCAACGCGTCCCGGTTGAAGGCCGGCCAGAAGGTGCGCATCGCCGGCATACCGGTCGGGGCGGTGTCGGGGGTCGCGCTGAACCCGGACAACACCGTTGACGTGACGTTCGGAGTCGACAAGCGCTACACGCTGTACTCGTCCACGCGTGCGGTGGTGCGGTACGAAAACCTGGTCGGCGACCGGTACCTGGAGATCACCTCCGGGCCCGGGGAACTGCGCAAGCTGCCGCCGGGCGGCACCATCAACGCCCAGCACACCCAGCCGGCATTGGACCTCGATGCGCTGCTGGGGGGACTGAAGCCGGTGCTCAAGGGCCTTGACGCGGACAAGGTCAACACGATCACCAGCGCGGTCATCGAGTTGCTGCAAGGCCAGGGTGGCGCGTTGTCCGACGTGCTCGGCGAAACCAGTGCCTTTTCGACGGCCCTGGGCCGGCGCGACCAGCTGATCGGTGACGCGATCACCAACCTCAACACGGTGCTGGCCACCGTCGACCAGAAGAGCGCTCAATTCTCGGCCAGCGTCGACCAGCTGCAACAGCTGATCACCGGGCTCGCCAACAACAAGGACGCGATAGCCGGGGCTATCCCGCCGCTGGCCTCGACGACGACCGATCTCACCGACCTGCTGAGAAATTCGCGCCGGCCGCTGCAGGGCATCCTGGAAAACGCCCGGCCGCTGGCCACCGAGCTCGATGACCGCAAGGCCGAGATCAACAACGACGTCGAGCAGCTGGGCGAGGATTACCTGCGGCTGGCCGCACTGGGCTCCTACGGGGCGTTCTTCAACATCTACTTCTGCACGGTGACGATCAAGATCAACGGCCCAGCCGGCAGCGACATCCTGATCCCGATGGGTGGCCAGCCGGATCCCAGCAAGGGAAGGTGCGCCTTTGCAAAATAA
- a CDS encoding virulence factor Mce family protein: MAGGSRRTSVRVAAALLAGLMVGSAVLTYLSYTAAFTSTDTVIVSAPRAGLVMEKGAKVKFRGVQVGTVEDITYSGDQARLRLAIRSGEMHFIPSNATVRIAGNTIFGAKSVEFEPPKTAPSPTSLRPNAHVEAPQVQLEVNTLFQSLIDLLHKIDPVELNGTLSALSEGLRGHGDDLGALLSGLNTLTRQANPKLPTLQEDFRKAGIVTNVYADAAPDLNTVFDSLPTINKTLVDKQKDLNTTLLATIGLANNAYETLEPAEQNFIDAINRLRAPLKVLSDYSPEFGCLFKGIGRGIKEFAPLIGVRKAGLFTSSNFVLGAPAYTYPESLPIVNASGGPNCRGLPDIPTKQNGGSFYRAPFLVTDNAYIPYEPFTEVQVDAPSTLQFLFHGAFAERDDF, translated from the coding sequence ATGGCGGGCGGATCGCGACGCACCAGCGTGCGGGTGGCGGCAGCGCTGCTGGCCGGCCTGATGGTGGGGTCGGCCGTCCTGACCTACCTGTCCTATACCGCGGCCTTCACCTCGACCGACACCGTCATCGTGTCCGCGCCGCGGGCCGGGCTGGTGATGGAGAAGGGCGCCAAGGTCAAGTTCCGCGGCGTCCAGGTCGGCACCGTCGAGGACATCACCTATAGCGGTGACCAGGCACGGCTGCGACTGGCCATCAGAAGCGGCGAGATGCATTTCATCCCGTCCAACGCGACGGTTCGCATTGCCGGCAATACCATTTTCGGGGCCAAGTCAGTGGAGTTCGAACCGCCCAAGACTGCGCCGTCGCCCACGTCGCTGCGCCCCAACGCGCATGTCGAGGCACCCCAGGTGCAGCTGGAGGTCAACACGCTGTTCCAGTCGCTCATCGACCTGCTGCACAAGATCGACCCGGTCGAATTGAACGGAACGCTCAGCGCGCTGTCCGAGGGCCTGCGCGGCCACGGCGACGACCTCGGCGCGCTGTTGTCGGGGCTGAATACGCTGACGCGCCAAGCGAATCCGAAGCTGCCCACCCTGCAGGAGGATTTCCGCAAGGCGGGCATCGTGACCAACGTCTACGCCGACGCCGCACCCGACCTCAACACCGTCTTCGACAGCCTTCCCACCATCAACAAGACGCTGGTGGACAAGCAGAAGGACCTGAACACCACGCTGCTGGCCACGATCGGCCTGGCCAACAACGCCTACGAAACGCTGGAGCCCGCCGAGCAGAACTTCATCGACGCCATCAACCGGTTGCGGGCCCCGCTCAAGGTGCTCTCCGACTACTCGCCGGAATTCGGCTGCCTGTTCAAGGGAATCGGGCGCGGTATCAAAGAATTCGCGCCGTTGATCGGGGTCCGCAAGGCGGGCCTGTTCACCTCGTCGAACTTCGTGCTGGGCGCGCCGGCCTACACCTACCCGGAGAGCCTGCCGATCGTCAACGCCTCCGGCGGGCCGAACTGCCGTGGTTTGCCCGACATCCCGACCAAGCAGAACGGCGGGTCGTTCTACCGCGCGCCGTTCCTGGTCACCGACAACGCCTACATCCCGTACGAGCCGTTCACCGAGGTGCAGGTTGACGCGCCGTCGACCTTGCAGTTCTTGTTCCATGGGGCCTTCGCGGAACGGGACGACTTCTGA
- a CDS encoding MlaE family ABC transporter permease, with product MSYDVTIRFRRFMSRLQEPVDSFGEQALFYGETVRYIPNAITRYRKETIRLVAEMTLGAGALVMIGGTVGVAAFLTLASGGVIAVQGYSSLGNIGIEALTGFLSAFLNVRVVAPVIAGIALAATIGAGATAQLGAMRVSEEIDAVECMAVHSVSYLVSTRLIAGLVAIIPLYSLSVLAAFFAARFTTVFINGQSKGLYDHYFNTFLIPSDLLWSFLQAIVMSIAVMLVHTYYGYNASGGSVGVGIAVGQAVRTSLIVVVVITLFISLAVYGASGNFNLSG from the coding sequence ATGAGCTATGACGTCACTATCCGCTTCCGCCGATTCATGTCCCGGCTGCAGGAGCCGGTGGACAGTTTCGGCGAGCAGGCACTGTTCTACGGCGAAACCGTGCGCTACATCCCCAACGCCATCACCCGATACCGCAAAGAGACCATCCGGTTGGTCGCCGAGATGACCCTGGGTGCGGGCGCGCTGGTCATGATCGGCGGCACGGTCGGCGTGGCGGCCTTCCTGACCCTGGCCTCCGGCGGCGTCATCGCGGTCCAGGGCTACTCGTCGCTGGGCAACATCGGGATCGAGGCGCTCACCGGATTCCTCTCGGCGTTTTTGAACGTGCGCGTCGTCGCACCGGTGATCGCCGGCATCGCCCTGGCGGCCACCATCGGCGCCGGCGCCACCGCCCAGCTGGGCGCCATGCGGGTGTCCGAGGAGATCGACGCTGTCGAATGCATGGCGGTCCACTCGGTCTCGTACCTGGTGTCGACCCGGTTGATCGCCGGCCTGGTCGCCATCATTCCGCTGTATTCGCTGTCGGTGCTGGCCGCGTTCTTCGCCGCCCGCTTCACCACGGTGTTCATCAACGGGCAGTCCAAAGGCCTTTACGACCACTACTTCAACACCTTCCTGATCCCGTCTGACCTGCTGTGGTCGTTCCTGCAGGCGATTGTGATGTCGATCGCGGTGATGCTGGTGCATACCTATTACGGCTACAACGCCAGCGGCGGCTCGGTCGGCGTCGGCATCGCCGTCGGTCAGGCGGTGCGGACGTCGCTGATCGTGGTGGTGGTCATCACCCTGTTCATCTCGCTCGCCGTGTACGGCGCGTCCGGCAACTTCAACCTCTCTGGATAA
- a CDS encoding MlaE family ABC transporter permease, which produces MIQQLAVPARAVGGFFEMSIDTGRAALRRPFQFREFLDQTWMVARVSLVPTLLVSIPFTVLVAFTLNILLREIGAADLSGAGTAFGTITQLGPVVTVLVVAGAGATAICADLGARTIREEIDAMRVLGIDPIQRLVVPRVLASTLVALLLNGLVCAIGLSGGYVFSVFLQGVNPGAFINGLTVLTGLRELILAEVKALLFGVMAGLVGCYRGLTVKGGPKGVGNAVNETVVYAFICLFVINVVMTAIGVRISAK; this is translated from the coding sequence TTGATTCAACAGCTTGCGGTTCCGGCCCGGGCCGTCGGCGGGTTCTTCGAAATGTCGATCGATACTGGCCGTGCTGCCCTCCGGCGTCCGTTTCAATTCCGCGAGTTCCTCGATCAGACCTGGATGGTTGCCCGGGTATCACTGGTCCCCACCCTGCTGGTCTCCATCCCGTTCACGGTGCTCGTGGCCTTCACCCTCAACATCCTGCTGCGTGAGATCGGTGCGGCCGACCTCTCCGGCGCCGGAACGGCATTCGGCACCATCACCCAGCTGGGCCCGGTGGTGACCGTGCTGGTGGTGGCCGGCGCCGGCGCCACAGCTATCTGCGCCGACCTGGGCGCCCGCACCATCCGCGAAGAGATCGACGCGATGCGGGTACTGGGCATCGACCCGATCCAACGCCTGGTCGTGCCAAGGGTTTTGGCGTCGACGCTGGTCGCGTTGCTGCTCAACGGGCTGGTGTGCGCCATCGGTTTGTCCGGTGGCTATGTGTTCTCCGTCTTCCTGCAGGGGGTCAACCCCGGTGCCTTCATCAACGGGCTGACCGTGCTGACCGGCCTGCGGGAGTTGATCTTGGCCGAAGTCAAAGCGCTGCTGTTCGGCGTGATGGCCGGACTGGTCGGCTGTTACCGTGGCCTGACCGTCAAGGGCGGGCCCAAGGGCGTCGGCAACGCGGTCAACGAAACCGTCGTCTACGCGTTCATCTGCCTGTTCGTGATCAATGTGGTGATGACGGCCATCGGCGTACGAATCTCGGCGAAGTAA
- a CDS encoding 3-oxoacyl-ACP reductase has product MSAGRPAPRGLGPRTTRTTRTRGIHKLTWANDLSGKVAVVTGAAAGLGRAEAVGLARLGAVVVVNDIGAALHNSDVIDEINATGAKAVAVAGDISQRATADELVATADGLGGLDIVVNNAGITRDRMLFNMSDEDWDQVIAVHLRGHFLLTRNAAAYWRAKAKDTPDGSVYARLVNTSSEAGLVGPAGQANYGAAKAGITALTLSAARALGRYGVRANAICPRARTAMTAEVFGAEPEIAEGEIDPLSPEHVVSLVQFLASPAAAEVNGQLFIVYGPQVTLVAAPTAERRFSAGGSAWEPAQLSDTLRDYFAGREPDRNFSATGLMAQ; this is encoded by the coding sequence ATGTCCGCGGGCCGCCCTGCTCCGCGAGGACTAGGCCCCAGAACAACCCGAACAACCCGAACTAGAGGTATTCATAAATTGACTTGGGCCAACGATCTGTCCGGGAAGGTCGCGGTGGTCACCGGCGCGGCCGCGGGACTGGGCCGCGCCGAGGCGGTGGGGCTGGCCAGGCTCGGCGCTGTCGTCGTCGTCAACGACATCGGCGCCGCCCTGCACAACTCGGATGTCATCGACGAGATCAACGCAACCGGCGCCAAAGCGGTCGCGGTCGCCGGCGACATCAGCCAGCGCGCGACGGCCGACGAACTCGTAGCAACCGCAGACGGGCTGGGCGGGCTGGACATCGTGGTCAACAACGCCGGTATCACCCGAGACCGAATGTTGTTCAACATGTCCGACGAGGATTGGGACCAGGTCATCGCGGTACACCTGCGCGGCCATTTCCTCCTGACCCGTAACGCGGCCGCCTACTGGCGCGCGAAAGCCAAAGACACCCCGGACGGCTCGGTGTACGCCCGGCTGGTCAATACCTCCTCGGAGGCGGGGCTGGTCGGTCCCGCAGGGCAGGCCAACTACGGCGCGGCCAAGGCGGGCATCACCGCGCTCACCCTGTCCGCGGCGCGGGCGCTGGGCCGCTACGGCGTGCGCGCCAACGCAATCTGCCCGCGGGCCCGCACCGCGATGACCGCCGAGGTCTTCGGCGCCGAGCCCGAAATCGCAGAAGGTGAAATCGACCCGTTGTCACCGGAGCACGTGGTCAGCCTGGTCCAGTTTCTGGCATCGCCGGCGGCCGCGGAGGTCAACGGGCAATTGTTCATCGTCTACGGCCCGCAGGTGACGCTGGTGGCCGCGCCGACGGCCGAGCGGCGCTTCAGCGCGGGCGGCTCGGCGTGGGAGCCCGCGCAGCTGAGTGACACACTGCGGGACTACTTTGCTGGCCGAGAGCCGGACCGTAATTTTTCGGCTACCGGTCTGATGGCACAGTAG
- a CDS encoding ferredoxin, whose translation MRVKVDRDRCEGNAVCLGIAPDIFDLDDEDYAVVKLDPIPPDREALAEQAIAECPRAALLRED comes from the coding sequence GTGCGGGTAAAGGTGGACCGTGACCGGTGCGAGGGTAACGCGGTGTGCTTGGGAATTGCACCGGATATCTTCGACCTGGACGACGAGGACTATGCCGTCGTGAAGCTCGACCCCATTCCGCCGGACCGAGAGGCCCTGGCCGAGCAGGCGATCGCCGAATGTCCGCGGGCCGCCCTGCTCCGCGAGGACTAG
- a CDS encoding acyl-CoA dehydrogenase — protein MRISYTPEQEELRRELRSYFTTLMTPERREALSSIGGEIGVGNVYRETVAQMGKDGWLTLNWPKEYGGQDRSPMDSLIFADEAALAGAPVPFLTINSVAPTIMAYGTDEQKKFFLPRIAAGNLHFSIGYSEPGAGTDLANLRTTAVRDGDDYVINGQKMWTSLIAYADYVWLAVRTNTEAKKHRGISVLIVPTTADGFSWTPVHTMAGPDTSATYYTDVRVPVTNRVGEENGGWKLVTNQLNHERVALVSSAPIFLCLREVREWAQNTKDSSGARLIDSEWVQLNLARVHAKAEVLKLINWELASSQDEAPSPADASAAKVFGTELATEAYRLLMEVLGTAATLRQDSPGVLLRGRVERMHRACLILTFGGGTNEVQRDIIGMVALGLPRASR, from the coding sequence ATGCGCATCAGTTACACACCTGAGCAGGAAGAGCTGCGCCGCGAACTGCGGTCGTACTTCACCACCTTGATGACGCCGGAGCGGCGCGAGGCGCTGAGCTCGATCGGGGGCGAAATCGGCGTCGGGAATGTGTACCGGGAGACGGTCGCTCAGATGGGCAAGGACGGCTGGCTCACCCTGAACTGGCCCAAGGAGTACGGCGGCCAGGACCGCTCGCCGATGGACTCGCTGATATTCGCCGACGAGGCGGCACTGGCAGGTGCACCGGTGCCGTTCCTGACGATCAACAGCGTCGCGCCGACCATCATGGCCTACGGCACCGACGAGCAGAAGAAGTTCTTCCTGCCGCGCATTGCTGCGGGGAATCTACATTTCTCGATCGGCTACTCCGAGCCTGGCGCCGGCACCGACCTGGCGAACCTGCGCACCACCGCCGTCCGCGACGGCGACGACTACGTGATCAACGGGCAGAAGATGTGGACCAGCCTGATCGCCTACGCCGACTACGTCTGGCTGGCCGTGCGCACCAACACCGAAGCGAAGAAGCACCGGGGCATCTCGGTGCTGATCGTGCCGACGACCGCCGACGGGTTCTCCTGGACGCCGGTGCACACCATGGCCGGCCCAGACACCAGCGCCACCTATTACACCGACGTGCGGGTGCCGGTGACCAACCGAGTCGGCGAGGAGAACGGCGGCTGGAAGCTGGTGACCAACCAGCTCAACCACGAGCGGGTCGCGCTGGTGTCGTCGGCTCCGATCTTCCTGTGCCTGCGCGAGGTTCGCGAATGGGCGCAGAACACCAAGGATTCCAGCGGAGCGCGGCTCATCGATTCGGAGTGGGTGCAGCTCAACCTGGCCCGGGTGCACGCCAAAGCCGAGGTGCTCAAGCTGATCAACTGGGAGCTGGCGTCATCGCAGGACGAGGCGCCGTCGCCGGCCGATGCCTCGGCCGCCAAGGTGTTCGGGACCGAGCTGGCCACCGAGGCCTACCGGCTGCTGATGGAGGTGCTGGGTACCGCGGCGACGCTGCGCCAGGATTCGCCGGGCGTGTTGCTGCGCGGCAGGGTGGAGCGGATGCACCGGGCGTGCCTGATTCTGACTTTCGGCGGCGGTACCAACGAAGTGCAGCGCGACATCATCGGCATGGTGGCGCTGGGCCTGCCCCGGGCCAGCCGCTGA